The window GCCTTTAAATTCTCACTGAGTGAGCAATAATTTAATGTGATTGGTATCACGGTTTGTTTGGATTGAATTTTTTCTCAATTGTCTGCCAGCAATCGATGTAGTTTGTTTGACGCTCTTTACCATTTAACGCATAGGCGGTTGGAGAAATGATATAGCGAGATTCAAACATAAATGCCAGGGTGTTCTGGTAGCGCTGCGGCTTTAATTCCACCGTACTGGCTTTTTCAAACACATCCGCTTCCGGTCCGTGCGGCGACATGCAGTTATGCAGGCTTGCACCACCTGGTACAAAACCATGTTCTTTCGCATCATATACGCCTTCGATAAGACCCATGTATTCGCTCATCAGGTTACGGTGATACCATGGCGGACGGAAAGTATTTTCGGCAACCATCCAGCGCGGCGGGAAGATGACGAAATCGAGATTGGCGACACCTGCAGTTGCAGTTTGCGAGGTTAATACCGTGAAAATTGACGGATCCGGGTGATCGTAACTTACGGTGTTGATGACATTAAAGTTGGATAAATCGTATTTGTATGGCGCCGAATTACCGGTCCAGGCAACCACATCCAATGGTGAATGGCCAATATCACACTGGAACATATTGCCGTTGAATTTGGTGATTAAGGTAAAGTCACCTTCTTTATCTTCATAGGCCGCTACCGGGTATTGGAAATCACGATCATTGCTATAACCGTTGGCGCCTACTGGTCCTCGCTCAGGCAAATGCAGCGGGTCACCGTAGTTTTCACAAAGATAACCGCGAGCATCGTCTGA is drawn from Thalassotalea sp. PS06 and contains these coding sequences:
- the hmgA gene encoding homogentisate 1,2-dioxygenase translates to MSVADSLTYMTGFGNEFETEALPGALPKGQFNPQRVSYDLYTEQFSTTAFTAPRDSNRRTWFYRIRPSAIQGEYQLMDNGLIRTAPITEAITPPSMLRWDPIAIPEQKTDFIDGLITMAANGSANGQTGMAVHHYAFNADMDSRYFCNADGELLFVPQQGELLLATECGKLTVKAGEIAVIPRGIKFQVSLLSDDARGYLCENYGDPLHLPERGPVGANGYSNDRDFQYPVAAYEDKEGDFTLITKFNGNMFQCDIGHSPLDVVAWTGNSAPYKYDLSNFNVINTVSYDHPDPSIFTVLTSQTATAGVANLDFVIFPPRWMVAENTFRPPWYHRNLMSEYMGLIEGVYDAKEHGFVPGGASLHNCMSPHGPEADVFEKASTVELKPQRYQNTLAFMFESRYIISPTAYALNGKERQTNYIDCWQTIEKKFNPNKP